One Frankia alni ACN14a DNA window includes the following coding sequences:
- a CDS encoding Gfo/Idh/MocA family protein: MTAPLPVRVAVVGLGWAGRSIWLPRLREHPRFAVAAAVDPDPAARAAVAAEHPDLALLADVAELGSARFDLAVVAVPNHRHADIAERLLTAGIPVFLEKPVCLSSAEADRLAAAERAGDVTLLAGSAARYRADVSRLYEVAAGLGAIRHVDLAWIRARGIPDAGGWFTRREQSGGGALVDLGWHLLDTLTPLLGSVEFRQVVGTTSDDFVSDGAWAASWRHGEQVASAGPAGPAGPAAGGDVEDTARGFLVTENGTSVSLRASWASHEARDLTAINVEGAAGTASLRCTFGFGPNRQDRSVLSLTRSGQTTAVALPDEPIGTEYRRQLDELPAMLTDPASRGRAIAEVRPTIAAIERLYDSARSHRPTPQLVRAGS; the protein is encoded by the coding sequence GTGACGGCGCCGTTGCCGGTGCGGGTCGCCGTCGTCGGGCTGGGCTGGGCCGGCCGGTCCATCTGGCTGCCCCGGCTGCGCGAGCACCCCCGGTTCGCGGTGGCCGCGGCGGTCGATCCCGATCCCGCCGCCCGCGCCGCGGTGGCCGCCGAGCACCCGGACCTGGCGCTGCTCGCCGACGTCGCCGAGCTCGGCTCGGCCCGGTTCGACCTCGCCGTCGTGGCGGTGCCCAACCATCGGCACGCCGACATCGCCGAGCGGCTGCTGACCGCCGGCATCCCGGTCTTCCTGGAGAAGCCGGTCTGCCTGAGCTCGGCGGAGGCGGACCGGCTCGCCGCCGCCGAACGGGCCGGCGACGTTACCCTGCTGGCCGGCAGTGCCGCGCGGTACCGCGCCGACGTCAGCCGGCTCTACGAGGTCGCCGCGGGGCTCGGCGCGATCCGCCACGTCGACCTCGCGTGGATCCGCGCCCGCGGCATCCCCGACGCGGGTGGCTGGTTCACCCGCCGGGAGCAGTCCGGCGGTGGCGCGCTGGTCGACCTCGGCTGGCATCTGCTGGACACCCTCACCCCCCTGCTCGGCAGCGTCGAGTTCCGCCAGGTGGTCGGGACGACGTCCGACGACTTCGTCAGCGACGGCGCGTGGGCGGCATCCTGGCGGCACGGTGAGCAGGTCGCTTCCGCCGGTCCGGCCGGTCCGGCCGGTCCGGCCGCCGGCGGGGACGTCGAGGACACGGCGCGCGGATTCCTGGTGACCGAGAACGGGACCTCGGTGTCGTTGCGGGCGAGCTGGGCCTCGCACGAGGCCCGCGACCTCACCGCGATCAACGTCGAGGGGGCCGCCGGAACCGCCTCGCTGCGCTGCACCTTCGGCTTCGGGCCGAACCGGCAGGATCGGTCGGTCCTGTCCCTGACCCGCAGCGGGCAGACGACCGCGGTGGCGCTGCCCGACGAGCCGATCGGGACCGAGTACCGCCGCCAGCTCGACGAGCTGCCGGCCATGCTGACCGATCCGGCCTCCCGAGGGCGGGCGATCGCCGAGGTCCGGCCGACGATCGCGGCCATCGAGCGCCTCTACGACTCGGCGCGCTCGCACCGCCCGACGCCGCAGCTCGTCCGCGCGGGCTCATGA
- a CDS encoding HAD-IA family hydrolase yields MAGGAHRQTVIFDLDGVLVDSFGVMRQAFTIAYAEVVGPGEPPFEEYNRHLGRYFPDIMRIMDLPLAMEEPFVRESYRLAREVVLFDGVEELLRRLRARGHGLAVATGKSGPRARHLLGELGVLSLFDHVIGSDEIPRPKPAPDIVLRALDLLGAAPGEAMMLGDAVADIDSARAAGVMAVAALWGETDGVELRAARPDAVLHRPAELLALLGDAAVDGDPPAGPPSLAAAAGGAGSLLARD; encoded by the coding sequence ATGGCCGGCGGCGCGCACCGGCAGACAGTGATCTTCGATCTGGACGGCGTGCTCGTCGACAGCTTCGGCGTGATGCGGCAGGCGTTCACGATCGCCTACGCGGAGGTGGTCGGTCCCGGCGAGCCGCCCTTCGAGGAGTACAACCGCCACCTCGGCCGCTACTTCCCGGACATCATGCGGATCATGGATCTGCCGCTGGCGATGGAGGAGCCGTTCGTGCGGGAGAGCTATCGGCTCGCCCGCGAGGTGGTTCTCTTCGACGGCGTGGAGGAGCTGCTGCGCCGGCTGCGCGCCCGCGGCCACGGGCTCGCGGTCGCCACCGGCAAGTCCGGCCCGCGGGCCCGCCACCTGCTCGGCGAGCTCGGCGTGCTGTCGTTGTTCGACCACGTCATCGGCTCCGACGAGATCCCGCGGCCGAAGCCCGCCCCGGACATCGTGCTGCGCGCGCTCGACCTGCTGGGAGCGGCGCCGGGGGAGGCGATGATGCTCGGTGACGCGGTCGCGGACATCGACAGCGCCCGCGCCGCCGGCGTGATGGCGGTCGCCGCGCTGTGGGGCGAGACGGACGGCGTCGAGCTGCGCGCGGCCCGCCCGGACGCCGTGCTGCACCGTCCCGCGGAGCTGTTGGCACTGCTCGGCGACGCCGCCGTCGATGGGGATCCGCCGGCCGGGCCGCCGTCGCTGGCGGCCGCGGCCGGCGGGGCCGGGAGTCTGCTCGCGCGCGACTGA
- a CDS encoding ROK family protein, with amino-acid sequence MHTLAPPVTPGVLGIDIGGTKVALRLEPAHVTAPAHAATSTTTPTTTGGLTQVGGPGRVDAPDGTVTPVEATFRWEPSASATRDLDDLAAHVAALRTKWAGPVTAVGVAMPATLDAAGRVTTWPGRPSWTGLALAEALRDLVPGATVACADDGDLAALAEAHAVGCPDLVYLGLGTGVGGGIVLDGRPCPRPGHGSAEIGHLVISAGGPRCTCGRRGCVQATASGPATLHRAARYRDGDVDSVAEDAEDAEDGGDGGSASRAEVTFAELRAAWLAGTGWAARAVGESAQAAAVAVVGLTELLHPAMAVVGGGFADGLPGFAQAVDERARELGRPGHPPAPVRAATLGGLSSLAGAILLARQGS; translated from the coding sequence ATGCACACCCTCGCCCCGCCGGTGACGCCCGGCGTTCTGGGCATCGACATCGGCGGGACCAAGGTCGCGCTGCGCCTCGAACCGGCTCACGTCACCGCGCCCGCCCACGCCGCGACATCCACCACCACGCCCACCACCACCGGCGGCCTGACCCAGGTCGGCGGGCCAGGCCGCGTGGACGCTCCCGACGGCACCGTCACGCCGGTCGAGGCGACGTTCCGCTGGGAGCCGTCGGCGAGCGCCACGCGGGATCTCGACGATCTCGCCGCGCACGTCGCCGCACTGCGGACGAAGTGGGCCGGGCCGGTGACCGCGGTCGGGGTCGCGATGCCCGCGACCCTGGACGCCGCCGGCCGGGTGACGACCTGGCCGGGCCGGCCGAGCTGGACGGGACTGGCACTGGCCGAGGCGCTGCGTGACCTCGTGCCGGGGGCGACCGTCGCCTGCGCCGACGACGGCGACCTCGCCGCGCTCGCGGAGGCGCACGCGGTCGGCTGCCCCGACCTGGTGTACCTCGGCCTCGGCACGGGCGTCGGCGGCGGGATCGTGCTGGACGGTCGGCCCTGCCCGCGACCCGGCCACGGCTCGGCCGAGATCGGCCATCTGGTGATCTCCGCGGGAGGCCCGCGGTGCACCTGCGGTCGGCGGGGCTGCGTGCAGGCCACGGCCAGTGGCCCCGCCACCCTGCACCGGGCAGCGCGGTACCGCGACGGCGATGTCGACAGTGTCGCCGAGGACGCCGAGGACGCCGAGGACGGCGGGGACGGCGGGTCGGCGTCCCGTGCGGAGGTGACCTTCGCCGAGCTACGCGCGGCCTGGCTCGCGGGGACCGGCTGGGCGGCGCGGGCGGTGGGGGAAAGCGCGCAGGCGGCCGCCGTCGCCGTGGTCGGGCTGACCGAGCTGCTGCATCCGGCGATGGCGGTGGTCGGGGGCGGGTTCGCCGACGGGCTGCCCGGATTCGCCCAGGCCGTCGACGAACGCGCCCGCGAGCTCGGCCGCCCGGGTCATCCGCCCGCGCCGGTGCGGGCGGCGACGCTCGGCGGCCTGTCGTCCCTGGCGGGCGCGATCCTGCTGGCACGCCAGGGGTCCTGA
- a CDS encoding shikimate dehydrogenase family protein, producing the protein MTAPAGLPVSGTTRLYAVIGDPVAQVQAPSLLNPLFARLAIDAVLVPVHARPASFATVLRGLAATGNLDGVLVTIPHKVAACALATEHSAAARISGSANVLRPIPGGGWRADNFDGAGFVRGLTAAGHPVRGRRVALMGAGGAGSAIAVALLDAGCGPLSVHDPDRAKCAALLARLDEHWPGRAAAVAVAEPALGDADLAVNATPLGLRPEDPLPFPPAALPAGCVVADIIMKPPRTRLLDAAGALGLATHPGIHMLAHQVDLYRSFFQLGPADRP; encoded by the coding sequence GTGACGGCCCCGGCGGGGCTGCCGGTGAGCGGCACCACCCGGCTGTATGCCGTCATCGGTGACCCGGTCGCCCAGGTGCAGGCGCCGTCGCTGCTCAATCCGCTGTTCGCCCGGCTCGCGATCGATGCCGTCCTCGTCCCGGTGCACGCCCGACCGGCGAGCTTCGCCACCGTCCTGCGCGGGCTCGCGGCCACCGGGAACCTCGACGGCGTTCTCGTCACGATCCCGCACAAGGTCGCCGCCTGCGCCCTGGCCACCGAGCACAGCGCCGCCGCGCGGATCAGCGGCAGCGCCAACGTGTTGCGCCCGATTCCCGGCGGCGGCTGGCGGGCCGACAACTTCGACGGGGCCGGGTTCGTCCGCGGGCTGACCGCCGCCGGCCATCCCGTGCGCGGCCGGCGGGTCGCGCTCATGGGGGCCGGCGGAGCCGGCAGCGCCATCGCGGTCGCGCTGCTCGACGCCGGCTGCGGGCCGTTGTCGGTCCACGACCCGGACCGGGCGAAGTGCGCAGCCCTGCTCGCCAGACTGGACGAACACTGGCCGGGCCGGGCCGCCGCGGTGGCCGTGGCCGAGCCGGCGCTGGGCGACGCGGACCTGGCGGTGAACGCGACCCCGCTCGGCCTGCGTCCCGAAGACCCGCTGCCCTTCCCGCCCGCTGCGCTGCCAGCGGGATGCGTCGTCGCCGACATCATCATGAAGCCCCCGCGGACCCGGCTGCTCGACGCGGCCGGCGCGCTCGGGCTGGCGACCCATCCGGGCATCCACATGCTTGCCCATCAGGTGGACCTGTACCGGTCGTTCTTCCAACTCGGCCCGGCGGACCGCCCCTGA
- a CDS encoding 3-dehydroquinate synthase family protein: MLATLPLSPIERIAADHRRIPVELGPRSYPVDIGAGVRRTLPDVVAAIGARRAAIVSARPLDAVPDPGVPALRLAARDGEADKTLANVEALCSRFADFGLTRGDVVISCGGGTTTDVVGLAAALYHRGVAVVHLPTSLLAQVDASVGGKTAVNLPAGKNLVGAYWQPSAVLCDTDYLATLPRREWINGYGEIARAHFIGAPGLLGRPVAEQIAASVALKAGVVARDERDSHLRHILNYGHTLGHALERTTDYALRHGEAVAVGTVFAGRLAGALGRIGPERIREHLDVVQGYGLPAALPAGVEPAELVAVMRLDKKSTSTGLTFVLDGAHGPELVPDVDEDVVLAALAAMPREDPA, from the coding sequence ATGCTTGCAACCCTTCCGCTCAGCCCGATCGAGCGGATCGCCGCCGACCACCGGCGCATCCCGGTGGAACTCGGTCCGCGCAGCTACCCGGTCGACATCGGCGCCGGGGTCCGCCGGACCCTGCCCGACGTCGTGGCCGCCATCGGGGCGAGGCGGGCCGCCATCGTGTCCGCCCGCCCCCTCGACGCCGTGCCCGACCCGGGCGTGCCGGCGCTGCGGCTGGCCGCCCGCGACGGCGAGGCGGACAAGACGCTCGCCAACGTCGAGGCGCTGTGCAGCCGGTTCGCGGACTTCGGGCTGACCCGCGGGGACGTCGTCATCTCCTGCGGCGGCGGGACGACCACCGACGTCGTGGGGCTCGCCGCCGCGCTCTACCACCGCGGCGTCGCCGTGGTGCACCTGCCGACCTCGCTGCTCGCCCAGGTCGACGCGAGCGTCGGCGGGAAGACCGCGGTGAACCTGCCGGCCGGCAAGAACCTGGTCGGCGCCTACTGGCAGCCCAGCGCCGTCCTCTGCGACACCGACTACCTGGCGACCCTGCCCCGCCGGGAATGGATCAACGGCTACGGCGAGATCGCGCGAGCCCACTTCATCGGGGCACCCGGGCTGCTCGGCCGGCCGGTCGCCGAGCAGATCGCGGCCAGCGTGGCGCTCAAGGCCGGGGTCGTCGCCCGCGACGAGCGGGACTCCCACCTGCGCCACATCCTCAACTACGGGCACACCCTCGGTCACGCCCTGGAACGCACCACCGATTACGCACTGCGCCACGGCGAGGCCGTCGCCGTCGGCACCGTGTTCGCCGGCCGGCTCGCCGGGGCACTCGGCCGGATCGGGCCCGAGCGGATCCGCGAACACCTCGACGTCGTGCAGGGCTACGGGCTGCCCGCCGCGCTGCCCGCCGGGGTGGAGCCCGCCGAGCTCGTCGCGGTGATGCGGCTGGACAAGAAGTCGACGAGTACTGGGCTGACCTTCGTCCTCGACGGCGCGCACGGCCCGGAACTCGTGCCCGATGTCGACGAGGACGTGGTGCTGGCGGCGCTCGCCGCGATGCCCCGCGAGGACCCGGCGTGA
- a CDS encoding MarR family winged helix-turn-helix transcriptional regulator — MGSEDGARLAAALGMLLARPTRMRLFGDLLAAGDVNLDEATYPVLSGLARTGPTTARKLSTEIGIDRSVVSRHSDRLEALGLLRRSADPDDARATRLTLTDEGHAAIERLRGRLAGAFQRRLDAWPAEDARAFVAGMERFVEENLAERGR, encoded by the coding sequence GTGGGATCAGAGGACGGCGCCAGGCTCGCCGCCGCGCTGGGGATGCTGCTCGCGCGGCCGACCCGGATGCGGCTGTTCGGAGACCTGCTGGCCGCGGGCGATGTCAACCTGGACGAGGCGACCTACCCCGTGCTCAGCGGTCTGGCGCGGACGGGCCCCACGACGGCGCGCAAGCTCAGCACGGAGATCGGCATCGACCGGTCGGTGGTGAGCCGGCACAGCGACCGGCTTGAGGCGCTCGGGTTGCTGCGTCGCTCGGCCGATCCCGACGACGCCCGGGCCACCCGGCTCACCCTCACCGACGAGGGGCACGCCGCCATCGAGCGGCTGCGCGGCCGGCTGGCGGGCGCGTTCCAGCGCAGGCTCGACGCCTGGCCGGCCGAGGACGCGCGGGCCTTCGTCGCGGGCATGGAGCGTTTCGTCGAGGAGAACCTGGCCGAGCGGGGCCGTTAG
- a CDS encoding VOC family protein codes for MTTESIFHPRAWMATGVIPARHGAMDPPPAGAPFTGLGAVEAALAGLTFHHFAIVVTDLELARELYTVSLGIDSWHTRALSGPAVYRGRPVALDGARVAIGRLGAGLVELIAPGCQPSAARETLDRRGEGLFAIGYLVDDVAAQLRVPVSAGARIEQVRPDARHPVEACLDAGSGLLVDLVQSGSSWPV; via the coding sequence GTGACAACCGAATCAATCTTTCACCCCAGGGCCTGGATGGCGACCGGGGTCATTCCCGCACGTCACGGCGCCATGGATCCCCCGCCAGCCGGTGCGCCGTTCACCGGTCTCGGCGCCGTCGAGGCGGCGCTGGCCGGGCTGACGTTCCATCACTTCGCCATCGTGGTGACGGATCTGGAGCTCGCCCGCGAGCTCTACACCGTCTCCCTCGGCATCGACTCCTGGCACACCCGGGCGCTGTCCGGGCCCGCCGTGTACCGCGGCCGGCCCGTCGCGCTCGACGGCGCCCGCGTCGCGATCGGGCGGCTCGGTGCCGGCCTGGTGGAGCTGATCGCCCCCGGTTGCCAGCCGTCGGCGGCGCGGGAGACCCTCGACCGGCGCGGCGAGGGCCTCTTCGCCATCGGCTACCTCGTCGACGACGTGGCCGCCCAGCTTCGCGTCCCGGTCTCCGCCGGGGCCCGGATCGAGCAGGTCAGGCCGGATGCGCGGCATCCGGTCGAGGCCTGTCTGGACGCGGGCTCCGGTCTGTTGGTCGACCTGGTCCAAAGCGGCTCATCCTGGCCGGTCTGA
- a CDS encoding cupin domain-containing protein: MPTFIESPTVVEAAGNLPKIIREYVGGVNTGTRSLSIAHMSSPGGWAEPGQRPEFDEYTIVLRGSVTVEHADGIIEVAAGQGVHTAAGEWVRYSTRGADGADYISVCLPAFLPETVHRDEGE; the protein is encoded by the coding sequence ATGCCGACCTTCATCGAGTCCCCGACCGTCGTCGAGGCCGCCGGGAACCTTCCAAAGATCATTCGCGAGTACGTGGGCGGAGTGAACACGGGCACGCGGAGCCTGAGCATCGCGCACATGTCGAGTCCGGGCGGCTGGGCCGAGCCGGGGCAGCGGCCGGAGTTCGACGAATACACGATCGTCCTGCGCGGCTCGGTGACGGTGGAGCACGCCGACGGGATCATCGAGGTCGCGGCCGGCCAGGGGGTGCACACCGCCGCCGGGGAATGGGTCCGTTACAGCACGCGTGGCGCGGACGGCGCGGACTACATCTCGGTGTGCCTGCCGGCCTTTCTCCCGGAGACCGTCCACCGGGACGAGGGTGAGTAG
- a CDS encoding pirin family protein, with protein MSGPVLPVDVAPVPAEPPVPSLPPSPPSGADRASAVESERAVGSERAVGSQRAVGPERAVGPALTVIEGRTAEVGGIPVRRVLPRRARRTIGAWCFVDHLGPMAISPSNPVSVGPHPHIGLATVTWLLSGRQVHRDSLGSEQVLRAGELNLMTAGHGVTHAEESEDHRGDLHGVQLWVAQPEHTRHGPPAFTHHAELPVARFGAAEATVLLGELDGNVSPARTDTPLVGADLVLRTGGTVLPLRRDFEHGLVVLAGAVQVGAQVLGPGRLGYLGAGHDELPLRVGDGARALLLGGEPFADRLVMWWNFVARSRAEIDAARADWQAGADRFGAVATATGRIPAPRPPWAVR; from the coding sequence ATGAGTGGACCCGTTCTGCCCGTCGACGTCGCCCCCGTGCCGGCGGAACCGCCGGTGCCGAGTCTCCCCCCGTCACCGCCGTCGGGAGCCGACCGGGCCTCGGCGGTCGAATCGGAGCGGGCGGTCGGATCGGAGCGGGCGGTCGGATCGCAGCGGGCGGTCGGGCCGGAGCGGGCGGTCGGGCCGGCGCTGACGGTCATCGAAGGGCGGACCGCCGAGGTGGGCGGCATCCCGGTGCGGCGGGTCCTGCCCCGCCGGGCCCGGCGAACCATCGGTGCCTGGTGCTTCGTCGACCACCTGGGTCCGATGGCGATCTCACCGTCGAATCCGGTGTCCGTCGGGCCGCATCCGCACATCGGGCTGGCCACCGTCACCTGGCTGCTGAGTGGTCGCCAGGTCCATCGGGACAGCCTCGGGTCCGAACAGGTCCTACGTGCGGGCGAGCTCAACCTGATGACCGCCGGGCACGGGGTGACCCACGCGGAGGAGTCCGAGGATCACCGGGGTGACCTGCACGGCGTGCAGCTGTGGGTGGCACAGCCCGAGCACACCCGGCACGGCCCACCCGCCTTCACCCACCACGCCGAGCTGCCCGTCGCCCGATTCGGGGCGGCCGAGGCGACGGTGCTGCTCGGCGAGCTCGACGGCAACGTCTCCCCGGCGCGCACCGACACCCCGCTCGTCGGCGCCGACCTCGTGCTGCGGACCGGCGGCACCGTTCTGCCGCTGCGGCGCGACTTCGAGCACGGGCTGGTGGTTCTGGCCGGGGCGGTGCAGGTCGGCGCGCAGGTCCTGGGCCCCGGTCGGCTGGGCTACCTGGGCGCCGGGCACGACGAGCTGCCGCTGCGCGTCGGCGACGGCGCCCGCGCGCTGCTGCTCGGCGGGGAGCCCTTCGCCGACCGGCTGGTCATGTGGTGGAACTTCGTCGCCCGCTCCCGGGCCGAGATCGACGCCGCCCGCGCCGACTGGCAGGCCGGGGCGGACCGGTTCGGCGCCGTGGCGACCGCCACCGGGCGGATCCCCGCGCCCAGGCCCCCCTGGGCAGTCCGCTGA
- a CDS encoding NAD(P)/FAD-dependent oxidoreductase has product MSGYDYSVAILGSGIAGSTLANILARHGHSVVLVDSGTHPRFALGESTIGETTYLLKLLAERFDVPELGHVSSFEAVRSHVTSACGVKRNFGFVYHRDGQVQNPEEVTQCSVSEFPNGPEMHMHRQDIDSYLFYSAVRYGADPRQRTMVERVEFTADAATLTTKSGETLRVRYVVDASGRNSVLANQFALREEPCRFRTNSRTLFTHMVGVTPFDDVTTPSGQPSLWHQGTLHHIFDGGWLWVIPFDNHRRATNPLCSVGLNLDAGRFPKEPGRTAEQEWAAYLDRFPSVARQFAGARPAWDWVSTGRTQYSSTRTVGDRWAMMSHAAGAIDALFSRGMANTMQVIYAFTPTLLAALADDDFSAERFGHIDTLNQTILDVNDKLVHGSYVSFRDFDLWRAWSKVWFLGWNMGIARIVGTYFGYLEKGDRALFDRLLDAPHLGTFCPDLPEFQPFFDSLSAVMVEVEASRLAPAAAVERLAGLLGGADFLPAPLRLGDVLRRWHDGSFEAQRRMYEWGRTDSPTPLRRWYDYDLDELLTRTGGTPQPAVF; this is encoded by the coding sequence ATGAGCGGGTACGACTATTCGGTTGCCATCCTCGGTAGCGGCATCGCCGGCTCGACACTGGCCAACATCCTCGCCCGACACGGTCACAGCGTGGTCCTCGTCGACAGCGGCACCCACCCACGCTTCGCGCTCGGCGAGTCGACGATCGGAGAGACGACATACCTGTTGAAACTGCTCGCCGAGCGGTTCGACGTACCCGAACTCGGCCACGTGAGCAGCTTCGAGGCAGTGCGCTCGCACGTCACCTCGGCCTGCGGCGTCAAGCGAAACTTCGGCTTCGTGTACCACCGGGACGGGCAGGTGCAGAACCCCGAGGAGGTCACCCAGTGCAGCGTCTCGGAGTTCCCGAACGGTCCTGAAATGCACATGCACCGTCAGGACATCGACTCCTACCTGTTCTACTCCGCGGTCCGCTACGGAGCGGACCCCCGCCAGCGGACCATGGTCGAGCGCGTCGAGTTCACCGCCGACGCGGCGACCCTGACGACGAAGTCCGGCGAGACGCTGCGGGTCCGGTACGTCGTGGACGCCTCGGGCCGCAACTCGGTGCTCGCGAACCAGTTCGCCCTGCGGGAGGAGCCCTGCCGGTTCCGGACGAACTCCCGGACGCTGTTCACCCACATGGTCGGCGTCACCCCGTTCGACGACGTGACGACCCCCAGCGGTCAGCCGTCGCTGTGGCACCAGGGCACCCTGCACCACATCTTCGACGGCGGCTGGCTGTGGGTCATCCCGTTCGACAACCATCGCAGGGCCACCAACCCGCTGTGCAGCGTCGGGCTCAACCTGGACGCCGGCCGTTTCCCGAAGGAGCCGGGGCGCACCGCCGAGCAGGAGTGGGCCGCCTACCTCGACCGCTTCCCCAGCGTGGCCCGCCAGTTCGCCGGCGCCCGACCCGCCTGGGACTGGGTCTCCACCGGGCGCACCCAGTACTCCAGCACCCGCACGGTCGGCGACCGCTGGGCGATGATGAGTCACGCCGCCGGGGCCATCGACGCGCTGTTCTCCCGGGGCATGGCCAACACCATGCAGGTGATCTACGCCTTCACCCCGACGCTGCTGGCCGCGCTCGCCGACGACGACTTCTCCGCCGAGCGGTTCGGCCACATCGACACGCTCAACCAGACGATCCTCGACGTCAACGACAAGCTCGTGCACGGCTCGTACGTCTCGTTCCGGGACTTCGACCTGTGGCGGGCCTGGTCGAAGGTGTGGTTCCTCGGCTGGAACATGGGCATCGCGAGGATCGTCGGGACCTACTTCGGCTATCTCGAGAAGGGTGACCGAGCCCTGTTCGACCGGCTGCTCGACGCCCCACACCTGGGCACCTTCTGCCCGGACCTGCCGGAGTTCCAGCCGTTCTTCGACTCCCTGAGCGCGGTGATGGTCGAGGTGGAGGCCAGCCGGCTGGCCCCGGCGGCCGCGGTCGAACGGCTCGCCGGCCTGCTCGGCGGGGCCGACTTCCTGCCCGCGCCGCTGCGGCTCGGCGACGTGCTGCGACGCTGGCACGACGGCTCCTTCGAGGCCCAGCGCCGGATGTACGAGTGGGGTCGGACCGACTCCCCGACGCCGCTGCGGCGCTGGTACGACTACGACCTCGACGAGCTGCTGACCCGCACGGGCGGGACGCCGCAACCGGCCGTCTTCTGA
- a CDS encoding HD domain-containing protein produces the protein MSHVSEVAEAIPRSPLARVFDDALVTAGSRADVGERVAAFVDLARRYQEPGRHYHTLRHVAEMSAALRVLLAADRRAPAACAVHVCVLAVYFHDAVHEPRLADNERRSAELAIDVLARLGCPERIGADVARLVLATASHRSTHDDEALVNDADLRVLARPPAAYDRYVRRVRREYGWVGERAWREGRGALLRGLLDGGPLYATAWARRNWEPLARLNVTRELHALGRGLDAGP, from the coding sequence ATGAGCCACGTCAGCGAGGTCGCCGAAGCCATCCCCCGATCGCCGCTGGCCCGGGTCTTCGACGACGCGCTGGTCACCGCGGGCTCCCGCGCCGACGTGGGCGAGCGGGTGGCGGCCTTCGTCGACCTGGCTCGGCGCTACCAGGAGCCGGGTAGGCACTACCACACCCTGCGACACGTCGCGGAGATGTCGGCCGCACTGCGGGTGCTGCTCGCCGCCGACCGCCGGGCGCCGGCGGCCTGCGCCGTGCACGTCTGCGTGCTCGCCGTGTACTTCCACGACGCCGTCCACGAACCGCGGCTGGCGGACAACGAGCGGCGGTCCGCGGAGTTGGCGATCGACGTGCTTGCGCGACTGGGCTGCCCCGAGCGGATCGGGGCGGATGTCGCCCGGCTGGTCCTCGCCACGGCCTCGCATCGCTCGACCCACGACGACGAGGCCCTGGTCAACGACGCCGACCTGCGGGTGCTGGCGCGACCACCGGCCGCCTACGACCGCTACGTGCGCCGGGTCCGCCGGGAGTACGGCTGGGTCGGCGAACGCGCCTGGCGCGAGGGGCGAGGGGCGCTCCTGCGCGGCCTGCTGGACGGCGGTCCGCTCTACGCGACCGCATGGGCGCGGCGGAACTGGGAGCCGCTGGCCCGCCTCAACGTGACCCGGGAGCTGCACGCCCTCGGCCGAGGCCTAGACGCCGGCCCGTGA